GCCAGGGCTGTGTGGCTGCAAGAAGAGCCATCTGTCCCTCTGTAAACACACACTcaggcacacaaacacacacgcacacaccctcAGAGCTCAGTTCACACAGATTCACACACACGTGCCCAGACGGGCTCAGAGACACATAAAGGTACACCCATgcaaccatacacacacacacacacacacacataaatacgaAGGTACACTCAGACACATAAATACCAGATGCCCTCATAAACACACTCGGGTACCTGTGCGGTCACACGCACCCCTCTGCTCTGGTTTCCTTCCCTGCATCAAGTATCGGAATACTGCAAGCGGCTGGATCGTAGAGGCAGGCAGTGTCGCCTACCACAAAACCGGGCCTTGTCTAACTCTACTTTCCCACCAGGATGAAACCCCAAGGGAGCACTGCACCCCttgggcagaggggctgggcttCTTATGTGAAGGAGTGGGGCAGGCCCCAGTCTGCCTGCCCACGTCACCCCAGGACAGGCCCCTTAGGGCAGGGAGTAGTGGTGGACTGCGGGCCGGGGGCCTGCCCCCTCCAGTTTGATCTGTGATCCAGCCTGGGGTCTCAGGACCCCACGCTTTGGCTGCCCCCACTGGGGAGGCAGTAGAGAGGGTGGacttgggggggaggggaggggagcaagAACAACAGCAGAAGAATCTCGTCTGTACAGTACGGGCCGTTTGAGTCATTATTATTACAATATACTTTGACAAAAATAGAATCTCATTTCATAtcaatacaacaacaacaacaaaaaaaacagtttcCTGGACTGTTACACTGCTAACGTTTTCCAAAGGTTGCTATTTACaattacagtagccaagacagaaGGTGGGATGCTGCCTGGGGGTGGTGGGACAGGAGGTAGCGAGACAATGAGGGCGCCAAGAGCAGGGAGGTGGGGTCAGGAGCggaaggagctgggaggagggctggggagaggggccaggaggaaagaagggaggcagGCCTTTTGCGGacctcctccatcccctctcccaccctcacaCACCACCCCAATGTCCACTCCTCTGGGGATGTGTACGTGCAAGGAAGAGCAAGTCCCCTCACTCACGCTAGTCCCTGGATGCAAGGGTTTCCAGTCCTCAGGCACCCCGGGGTGCCTGAGGCCACCTCCTGCTGAGCCACTTCACTCTCCCCAGTTCTCCCTGCGCTTTGTGGCCGGCTTTACGGGGCTGGGGAGCTATTGCACTGTGTATCTTAGAGAAAgtgctggggaagggagggggcccCCAATtcactccctgccccagcccttctgcccctcctcagccctctcctcatggctctctgtctttctctccaacTGTGCTTCATAGGGGCCCCACCTCAagccccttccctccagcctcgATTCCCAGGCAGCCTTCCCAGCCCCAAACCTCGGCCAGCACCCGCACACCTTGGAGGTGCAGATCACATGAGAATCAGTTgagagtgtgtggtgtgtgtgcaggggCCTCTGGGGCCCAGGCTTGGGTATTCTGCCCCATGTGCCTGTGGCCATAGGAACAGCTGAGAAGCAGAGACCTTCTTCAGAACCTCTGCCTCACTTTCCCCCTGAAACACAAAACCACCCATGAGGCCGACTTTGGGGTTTCAGTCTATTGTaaggggtttttgttgtttggtaGTTTTTGGTTATTTCCCTCTgtctgggggatggggtgggagggcccCGCATGCAGGGCTCGGCACCTGTCCTTTCCCAAGGCCTATcgggccccccaccccctcctgcagCATATGTGTACAACGTGCAAAGTGTCCCCCCCTTCCCGCAAAAAAGAGCCCCCCAGCCAGTGAAACTGGTGGGGGGGTGCAGAAAGAGGGGATGGGAGCATCCCCCTCTCCAAAGCGagaatccaaattaaaaaaaatataataataataataataatataataattatacacAAATGTAACCGTCAACAGGACACGGAGCACAAGAAAGGAAGTGGGGGTCGAGCGGGAGGAGCCCAGGACAGGGAGGGGTGGGCGGTGAGATTGTCAACTCTTCATCAGGGAGGCGGAGAGGAGGGGAGTGGGAACCGTCACTTTAATGTCTGTGAAAagaggagatggagaaggggGTGTGAGGGCATGGCCCAGGCTATGGGGTATGTGCCCCCCACGTCCCTCTCCCAGTAGGGCCAGGATTCTAGTGGCAGGGCCAGCTCTGAGGGGAGGAAGTCATCGAGCAGAAGGACTgatgctggagggaggggagatgggccTTTGGCGGGGGTGAAAGGGTGTCCGTGCTGCCCCATAAGGGCTGATGGAAGGGCTGGCTGGCCACCTTTTAGGTGGGAGATGAGACAGGCTGGGGGCATATGGGCCAGTCCCTGGGTGCAGCAGACAACGGCAGACCGGAGGGGCGATGCTACAGTACCCAAGTATCGAGCCGCATCCTCTTCACAGCTGAGCCCTCAGCCTCAGGCTCTGGGGCTGGGCGCAGCAGGCCCAGTGTGGGCCCGAAGTCTCCCCGTCCATCATCCCGGTCCCCCGTCTCATAGGAGGCCCCAGCCGGGCTGCTGAGACTGTCGCCAGGCTCAGGGCGGGTAGCCGGAAACACAGCTGGAGGGGGAGGCGCAGGGCTGCGCTCACGGCTTGGGGACACTGGTTCCGACTTGATGCTGatgtgggggtgggtggtgacCGTGAGGGCAGCACCCACATGGGGCAAGGGGCTGCCAGGGCTGGAGACAGGCAGTGGGCATGGAGTACAGGGGACAGAAATAGAGGAGGTGAGGGACAGAAAAAGTGATGGGAGGTCACACGACAGGGAGTGAGAGAGGacagaaagtgagaggatgggggttgggggtggggtgaggcaaGTGGATGGAGACAGAggcagcaggagagagagggccaagtgaagggaaaagaaggaaaagaagtcacGTGAGTTGTCTTTCCATCCCATGTCATCTTCTGCAGAGCCAGGAGGgcccccgcaccccaccccaaGCCCGGGCTGGCTGGGGGAAAGGCTCAGGATGGCTCTCCCGGGCCTTGACAGGGGACTCCAGGGCTGCCACTTAGTGGCTTACGTGCTGTCCACTGATGACAGACAACCTCAGAGGGATCTCAGCTCTCAAGAggcccctcctcttcccacccctcaGCTCCCCCTTCCCCAACACTGGTGGGACTCACATTAGGTTGCTGAGGGACACGGGGACCAGGTGGGGCTGCTGCTGAGGTGGCGGCTGGGGctgctggggaggctggggctgcGGCTGCTGCGGCTGCGGCGGCTGCTGCGGCTGCGGCGGCTGCTGCCAGGCGGTGACACTGCCTAGCGACAGCCCCCCAGGCGAACTGAAGGCCGGTAAGGAGGAGAGCTCTGCACTGGTCAACTGGTAATCTGcatggggtggggaagaaagtgTGGGTGAGCTTCTTGCAGTGGGAGAGAGGACCGAGGCTCCCATGGGGGAGCCGCCTCCAGGATTATCAGGGTGGGGGGAGTTGTTAACGACAGGTGTGAATAATCAACTAAGCCTGTACAAATTCAGTGAAGATGGCACTCAAAGAAACGCAAATCTTGATAACCACGAGGTGCTGCTTTTTAACAGGATGCAAAGAGaggtggttttttaaaatagtgtttaactttttttttttaaccgtgtGTAGGTATCACttttaaatgtcaattttaaaaaagaaggcgagggacttccctggtggcacagtggttaagaatccgcctgccaaggcaggggacacaggttccagccctgctccgggaagatcccacatgctgcagagcagctaagcccgtgtgccacaactactgagcccacgcgccacaactactgagcccacgcgccacaactactgaagcccgcgcgcctagagtccgtgctccacaacaagagaagccaccgcaatgagaagcccgtgcaccgcaacgaagagtagcccctgctcaccacaactagagaaagcccgcgcgcggcagcgaagacccaaagcaggcaaaataaaaaatataaataaataaatttaaaaaaataaaaaagaaggggaaaaaaggtagGTAGGAAAGGTCTAATATATGTCTAATTGTCATCTCTTCAACTGCCAAGGCTTCAAGAGCCTTTCTGAGATTAGAGGGGAGTGGTGGGAAATGCTAGGTGAATGGCGCATCTGAAGCAAATGACTGTAACTACCATTCCACCTTCCTCAAAGTCCCTGAGTCTCCTGAAGACTGTCAACACATAAAACAGGTAGGAATAGGTAGCAGCAAGCGTTCGGGCTGCTGTGCCCACAAACACAGAGGACGCACATCTGCCGCCCAGAAGGGCCTACAAGAGCAGAGGGGCTGTGAGCGAAACAGGCCTGCGGTGCAACCGGCCAAGGTTCTGGCGGATTTCCCCATGAGGTGGCACTCGTTGTTTTCAAAATTTCTGTCTTAATGAAGAAACTGTGATGTTTGCACTGAACAAACAGAACCATGAAATGTTTCACGATTTACGCAGCTCTGTTCTGTTTCACGCCGCAGCCTGTTTGGGACACTCTAGAAAATGCCTTCCCTGAGGAACACAGGCTGACTGCACCGCAGCGTGATGAGGAGGGCACACCCGCCAGTCTTCCCAATGCTACACCATGTGCTCCTACTTGAGGGGCCATCTGCTCCAGCCCTCTGTCTTTACGCAGGGAAGACAGGATTATCTGTGCAACAGAACGGTAAGGTGAAGGGCATGAGCGATGGGGTCAAACTTCCTAGCCACCTCCACTTACAGTCCATGCGATCTTCGGCGAGTTACTCAGTCTGTCCATAAACTGGAGGCAATAATCCTGCCTGCATCACTCAGCTGCTATGAGGACTGAGCTCGTTAACACACACGAAGTAtgtagaacagtgtctggcacatgataAATAATCAAAAGAGCTCCctgctgttattattaatttACAAATGAGGTGACTGCAGCCTCAAGTTTGAGGAACTCTCCCCAGGTCACAGAGAAAGCCAATGGCAGAGCTAAGACACGACCCCAGGCTTCTTTTATTACCTTTAAATCTCACTCTATAGATGGTCCACTCTTGCCTCTGGTCTCATGACAATGTTAATTAGCCAGGAGTTTTGAGATGCTTACATTTAAAAAGCAGACCAAGGGCAGACAGGGGCCCCTAGGACCAACTATTTACAacattcattttacaaacaaggaaaccaACCCGAACAGTGCAGTGTTGCCCATTGTCCCCCAGCCAGTGAATGGTAGGGACTCAAACCCCAGTCTTGCACTTTCCCACCACACTCCAGCCCTGTCTACCTGGAGATCTGGCTTCCCAGCAGGCCCCTTGGTCTCCTCCTAGAGCGACCAAGCCAGACCTCTGCAGCCAGTGTCAACAAGGGGCCAGGTGCGTCCCTTATCCATGATATTACCACAGGCAGATCACCCCCAGCCGGAACTTGGACTGGGGCCAGGCACTGTAAATAGTGAACAACTAAACAGCAATGTGTTCATTGGGGATTTGTTTATATACGTAGGGTCACCTGAAAACACCTGCTGTTTAAACCGAGGTCTGCTTAACTACTCCTGCAAGAGGAACTGGAGCCCTTGGTTTCTGAGAGGATGTGAGAAAGCCCAAACACTTCCCAGCAGGGCTCCAACGGCAGGCCCAGGGTCAGAATCTGCTTTCACACCAGACTGACAAATAGAGTCTGAAGTCTGGCCTTGCTGAGCGCCTGTCGCAGGTTCACTGACACCCACTAACCTGCCTCCTGCTTCACAGAGACTGGTGGAGGACCTGAGAAGATGGCAGGAAACCACCACCATGGGATTCCCAAATAAACAGCAGCTCCTGAAAAGTGGCCTGTGCTGCCCTCTACCAACTGCCCCCGTTGGTAGGGCTAGAAGGGCCTCAGAGACCTCCTGTCCACCCACAACTCACAGATGAGAACTCCTACTGGCCCCCGAAGGTGCGGCCATCTGAAGCAGTCCTCTCTGAAGCTGCCCAAGGACATGATAACTTGGGAGTGGGTACACACATGGGAGCACACACAAGGGACGAGGGACTTCACAAGACACCCAGGTGATAAAATCTGGACACAGACCCACATGCCAGGGTCTGGCCTCTCAACACGAGGCAGTTCCTCCAGCTCTCTTACCTGCCCCGAAGGGCTTTCCCACACACAGGGTTGGGTTCTGGATTTTTACACACAGGGAAGAGGTGGGATTTTGTGGGTATCTGTACTGGTGTCTGGGACCTACCTAGCATGGTTCAACTCTGGAATGTGGGCTTGGGGAGTGGGTAGAAGTTTAGGGGTCTTTTGGTCTAGTCTGATCTCACCACAGAACAGCCCTGATGCAAGCCATTCACAGGTGAGAAAAGCTGGGGAACATCAGAAGCCTCTTCAGTGGGAGAAACAGACCAGGTTCCCAGCCACATCGATGCTCTGAAACAAGGTGACAAGGCATTTCCGCACTGGGAAGTCCTTCCTGACACAGCAGCTTGGAATGCAGGCAAGGATGGCTGAAAATGTCACAGACTGTTCCTGGGAGGGTGTGAGTGGGTGACAGAGGCCAGGACAGCCCTGGGGACCCAGGACGGCCCAAGCACTGGGTGtcctttctgaatttttctaCCCAGAGGTCTCTCCCATGTCTCCAAGTGACTCTTCACCTTCagatcccctcccccactttcatcagacctcctcctcccccctttccccctcatCATTCCACCAAGCCAACATCAGGGTGAGAGacccccttcttcctcctccggCCCGCCCTGGAGTCTCGACTTGGCTTTCCCAGGAAGCTGGATAAATCTTCCTGACCATGCTTCCTCTCGGGTCTCCTcagcctccctgtctctctctctctcattccttcattcttctcctccaggaagccttgctGAACTCGGcatgctcccctccccactccccgacCCTGGTCAGCCCGAGTCACCCAGCTGCTCAACCCACCTCAGAAGAGAGCTCCCCAAGGACAGGGCTTTCCCTCTCCATTAGGTCCTATTTAAAAATAAGGGATACTCATACCCacttaaatttgattttcagacaaaagaatgaataatttttGCACAAGTATGTCTTTGAGACAGTTCCAATAACACCATCACCATGTGAATGGCATCCGATGTTactatttgctaaatctggcaaccttaaTTAGGTAGGGGCTACCCCAAATCAATGGCCCTCCTCAGATGGGGGCATCCCCCGGCGAATACCTCGTGTTCCTTCTCTGGTCCCTCCTGTGCCCCAAGGCCAAGTGCACACAGCTACATGTCACATGAACACTCACCTGTGTTGTAGGCGGTGGGCATGGAAGAGAAGGGGAGGCCCTGGCTGAGTAAACTCGGTGTTGCCACGGAAACCACTGGGGTGGTGAGCGAGTGGGTAGACTGGGAGACCCCAAGGCGCTGGGCATTGTTCTGCAGGAGAAAAGAGTCTGTCAAGAGGTGGCAAATGGGAGGGCTGCTTTATCCAGGGCCCCCATTCCAAGGACAAGCTGGGGTCCCTGAATCTCAAGGCCCAGGAGGAATGCCTCAGCATGAAGACACCGCAGACACACAAACACTGGTGCATTCACAGAGACACTGCGATCCATGGAGagagacatgcacacacagattCACTGACGCCTACACACATGCGAAAAGGAAAGTACATATGCTGGTCCTGGGGCCCCAACACCAGCCATGGGCCCTGTCTCCATTCTTCTCCTGGTTAGTCCCCCTAGAGTCTACCCTCCATCTGTCACACTGCAGCACACGTCCTGGGAGAAGTGTGCTGGCATCTGTGAGAGGAATGCAGGGCCTGGCGTGGCGTGTGCCTGCGTGTACGCACACACGTGTGTGGGGCTGTCAGCTCCATCTGCCGCTGAGTCACTTGTTTATTCCAACTCCGCGCTGGGGCCGTAACTGCCGCCGTGTTGGCCGCCAAAGCCTGcctgccttttccagcctctctGGCCTCCCGTCAGGGAGTTCGGGAGGGAGGAGCCCCCGCCCCACTCCTGGCTGAGTGTGAGGATGTAAGCGTGTGTATGTGTGACAGAGGAAGAGTGCTGCGTATGCCTCTGAGTGTCTGTAAGACGGGCTGCGTGCAGGAGGGAGCaccaggagggagggaagcagggaagcccctgaccaaGGACAACTCTGGCCTTGCCTTGGGCCTCAGCTTTCCCTAGAAAACCGATTTTCCTGTCCAGTTGGCATCCCTCCGAAGGAGGTCCCTGTCCTGGGTGGGCATGAATAGAGTCAGAGGGCAAGCGCAAGGGCCTAATCCAGGCACCCAGGGATACACTGAGATGGGACCTCTGAGGCCTGAGGCAGGCCCACTCCACTGGTGCACGGGcatgcgtgcgcgcgcacacacacacacacacacaggtgtgtcTGCATGAATGCAACGTCCCATGAAAACATCCACGGACACTcaggtacacacacatgcattgaACTCCTCGCCCCCACCCCGTTCATCTCTGCATCCCACTTGGCACTAAGCATAGCTCTTGGCAAATAACCAGATAAACAAAcaccacacactacacacacaggCCAAAGGACAAAGGTACACACATACTCCATGCTGGGGGACCGCAGAGCAATGGGCTAACCCAGAATttaaagccacagcaaacatctcATAGCCTCACTTACCAGATCTAAATGGTCCTCAGTCTGGGAGCAGAAATAAAACCAAGGGGATGGTTCAGTctctggcccctgccctcccctcacgCCCCTGCCCCCACAGCCATGCCGTCTACCTCTTTGCATCGGAGCAGGATGGCTCTCCAACCTAGGAGGGCAGAGCTCTTCACTGTCCTGATTTCCAGAAGATGCTATATCCCAATGCCCACCAGTTAGGAAACCCTCACAGCCTAATCCTCATCCCTCTGATCACCCTCCTATTATCATCAGGGAACCTTGTCTCCCACCTCCTGTCCCTTTTTACTGCCCTTGAGACTGGTACTTCTGTGCTCCAACCTCTTGGAAGGCCCTTTGGGAAGGAAGAGCTCATAAAAAGCCACGATTCCACGATCTCTCTAGGGAAGTCCTAACTGCTGGTTCTCTCTCCTGCTAGAGGTCGGCTCTGTCCTCCCACCCTACTGCTCCCCACTCTcccattccccagcccctggccctcgGTCCAGACACCCCACTCACCAAATGATGCATTAACCCCTTTCCTCCCTGGGAAGTGATGACCCTCAGGTCAGGCTTGCGGCTGGGGGCTCCAAGCTGGGCgctgtgggtgggtgggggcggaGACTTGGCAGGGATGACCTTGTTTAGGCTGTTGCCGTTGGCCATGGGGAGGAGGCCAGGGGAAGCCCGGGCGCTGACGTAGCCATTCCCTGGAAAGGTGAAGAGATGAGGGTAAAAGGAAAAACGTGGACCCACCACTTAGCCCTGTTAACTGCTCCCAAACCAATACTCCTGTCACCCAGAACTTCTCAAAGCCATGTTCAAACTTTGAGTGGCTACTAAGTTCTCTCATTTTCCCCTAAAACCACCCTGGTCTTGGGAGTAAGGGGAGAACACTCCTTATTCCTCAATCATCGGGTTCATCCCCCTGCCTCTAAGCTACATGTGATGGGACTGGGTAGTAGGAGCTGGTCTCCAACGATAGGACGTCCAGCACCTGCCCCCAGCTGGGCCCATAATGACGCAGGTTGGAGAAGGGTGGCAGCCTGGAAGTTGAGACTCAGTGTGGATCCCGGTCACAAGGGCAAATCAATCACTCAGACTGCTCCCCTTGCCTTGAGCTCGGGATGCTGTGATTTGGATAAGCACGTGACAAGATGCCTGTAGCTCTGGGAAAAAGACGAGCCATTCATTTGCAGTGCTGGTGTTACTGGAACTGGGGGACTGATGACATAGCTGCCACCAAAATTAGACTGGTAATAACAAGCAGAATAACCATCTTTTACATTTGTTCCACACTCCATAACCAACACAGGGCCTTCACACACGGATCAtcgtatttaatcctcacactaaCCCTGCAAGATGGACAGGACATGTATCATTAGCCCTACTTACAGACGAGGAAACACCTGCCAACCGCTGGTTCGGAGAGGTGTGATGACTTCTCCAGGGCCACACAACCACTTTCTACGTGTTGCGCTCGAGGGCCTAGAAGCATCACCGTTCCCTTAAGGTCTGCAGGCACTTCACTGGACATT
The genomic region above belongs to Phocoena sinus isolate mPhoSin1 chromosome 1, mPhoSin1.pri, whole genome shotgun sequence and contains:
- the MEF2D gene encoding myocyte-specific enhancer factor 2D isoform X1, with the protein product MGRKKIQIQRITDERNRQVTFTKRKFGLMKKAYELSVLCDCEIALIIFNHSNKLFQYASTDMDKVLLKYTEYNEPHESRTNADIIETLRKKGFNGCDSPEPDGEDSLEQSPLLEDKYRRASEELDGLFRRYGSAVPAPNFAMPVTVPVSNQSSLQFSNPSGSLVTPSLVTSSLTDPRLLSPQQPALQRNSVSPGLPQRPASAGAMLGGDLNSANGACPSPVGNGYVSARASPGLLPMANGNSLNKVIPAKSPPPPTHSAQLGAPSRKPDLRVITSQGGKGLMHHLNNAQRLGVSQSTHSLTTPVVSVATPSLLSQGLPFSSMPTAYNTDYQLTSAELSSLPAFSSPGGLSLGSVTAWQQPPQPQQPPQPQQPQPQPPQQPQPPPQQQPHLVPVSLSNLIPGSPLPHVGAALTVTTHPHISIKSEPVSPSRERSPAPPPPAVFPATRPEPGDSLSSPAGASYETGDRDDGRGDFGPTLGLLRPAPEPEAEGSAVKRMRLDTWTLK
- the MEF2D gene encoding myocyte-specific enhancer factor 2D isoform X2; the protein is MGRKKIQIQRITDERNRQVTFTKRKFGLMKKAYELSVLCDCEIALIIFNHSNKLFQYASTDMDKVLLKYTEYNEPHESRTNADIIETLRKKGFNGCDSPEPDGEDSLEQSPLLEDKYRRASEELDGLFRRYGSAVPAPNFAMPVTVPVSNQSSLQFSNPSGSLVTPSLVTSSLTDPRLLSPQQPALQRNSVSPGLPQRPASAGAMLGGDLNSANGACPSPVGNGYVSARASPGLLPMANGNSLNKVIPAKSPPPPTHSAQLGAPSRKPDLRVITSQGGKGLMHHLNNAQRLGVSQSTHSLTTPVVSVATPSLLSQGLPFSSMPTAYNTDYQLTSAELSSLPAFSSPGGLSLGSVTAWQQPPQPQQPPQPQQPQPQPPQQPQPPPQQQPHLVPVSLSNLIPGSPLPHVGAALTVTTHPHISIKSEPVSPSRERSPAPPPPAVFPATRPEPGDSLSSPAGASYETGDRDDGRGDFGPTLGLLRPAPEPEAEGSAVKRMRLDTWVL